From Manduca sexta isolate Smith_Timp_Sample1 chromosome 21, JHU_Msex_v1.0, whole genome shotgun sequence, the proteins below share one genomic window:
- the LOC115447907 gene encoding uncharacterized protein LOC115447907 isoform X1, translating into MKNKKSLSIMASFLGVFVTCSHGQTRGNKLAGTMEVAKGEIDKVIEDELTHKLGEDLLQSIERKFQVDLERSVDLVLIKIKMLLQNGTVHIQDRLAELQDLLDGMKQTNQIQVEQCLVEQQNATAALAEKALHQMVVCGYALIGHDPAHAVRTVIALKDMIKQGLMPIYEQKRELYGSLKTCGHNHESLKKVIKCVISKSPLIKTAMMEVTGKLIEGVVDLTKLLAHGAMHEACLIEVIKTVEDAAFDLIAHVRKCVYHNDTTAEVESYLLENNATILDIDNKKKDDSRPSVQENIEEVQEMKDLIRRMLTDKGKELDKRFKRKLIKLQQDLKSVDTNDVAGTAIKDD; encoded by the exons atgaaaaacaaaaagtcGTTGAGTATTATGGCGTCGTTTCTCGGCGTGTTCGTCACGTGTTcg catggTCAAACTCGTGGCAATAAGCTAGCAGGAACAATGGAGGTGGCTAAAGGGGAGATAGACAAAGTTATAGAAGATGAACTGACACACAAACTCGGCGAGGATCTGCTGCAGAGCATCGAGAGGAAGTTTCAAGTGGACCTCGAGAG GTCTGTGGATCTTGTCCTGATAAAGATCAAAATGCTGCTCCAGAACGGCACCGTCCATATCCAGGATAGGCTAGCGGAACTACAGGACCTGCTCGACGGCATGAAGCAGACCAACCAGATACAG gtAGAGCAATGCCTGGTGGAACAGCAGAACGCGACGGCGGCGCTGGCCGAGAAAGCGCTGCACCAGATGGTTGTGTGCGGGTACGCGCTCATCGGCCACGACCCTGCGCATGCGGTTCGCACCGTAATCGCTCTCAAGGATATGATCAAGCAAGGTCTTATGCCG ATATACGAGCAGAAGAGGGAGCTTTACGGCTCCCTCAAGACATGCGGACACAACCACGAGTCACTCAAGAAGGTCATCAAGTGCGTCATCTCTAAG tcGCCACTAATAAAAACCGCAATGATGGAGGTGACAGGGAAATTAATCGAAGGCGTGGTAGACTTGACGAAACTTCTGGCGCACGGCGCGATGCACGAGGCGTGTCTCATAGAGGTCATCAAGACTGTCGAGGACGCAGCGTTTGATCTCATCGCTCACGTCAGGAAATGCGTATATCATAACGACACAACAGCAGAAGTGGAAAGCTATCTTCTAGAAAATAACGCGACAATTCTTGACATAGATAATAAGAAAAAGGATGACTCCCGTCCAAGTGTTCAGGAAAACATCGAAGAAGTACAAGAAATGAAAGACCTAATAAGAAGAATGCTCACTGATAAAGGAAAAGAGCTCGATAAGAGattcaaaagaaaattaatcAAACTTCAGCAAGATTTGAAATCCGTGGATACTAACGATGTAGCAGGGACCGCTATTAAGGATGATTGA
- the LOC115447907 gene encoding uncharacterized protein LOC115447907 isoform X2 — translation MKNKKSLSIMASFLGVFVTCSLAGTMEVAKGEIDKVIEDELTHKLGEDLLQSIERKFQVDLERSVDLVLIKIKMLLQNGTVHIQDRLAELQDLLDGMKQTNQIQVEQCLVEQQNATAALAEKALHQMVVCGYALIGHDPAHAVRTVIALKDMIKQGLMPIYEQKRELYGSLKTCGHNHESLKKVIKCVISKSPLIKTAMMEVTGKLIEGVVDLTKLLAHGAMHEACLIEVIKTVEDAAFDLIAHVRKCVYHNDTTAEVESYLLENNATILDIDNKKKDDSRPSVQENIEEVQEMKDLIRRMLTDKGKELDKRFKRKLIKLQQDLKSVDTNDVAGTAIKDD, via the exons atgaaaaacaaaaagtcGTTGAGTATTATGGCGTCGTTTCTCGGCGTGTTCGTCACGTGTTcg CTAGCAGGAACAATGGAGGTGGCTAAAGGGGAGATAGACAAAGTTATAGAAGATGAACTGACACACAAACTCGGCGAGGATCTGCTGCAGAGCATCGAGAGGAAGTTTCAAGTGGACCTCGAGAG GTCTGTGGATCTTGTCCTGATAAAGATCAAAATGCTGCTCCAGAACGGCACCGTCCATATCCAGGATAGGCTAGCGGAACTACAGGACCTGCTCGACGGCATGAAGCAGACCAACCAGATACAG gtAGAGCAATGCCTGGTGGAACAGCAGAACGCGACGGCGGCGCTGGCCGAGAAAGCGCTGCACCAGATGGTTGTGTGCGGGTACGCGCTCATCGGCCACGACCCTGCGCATGCGGTTCGCACCGTAATCGCTCTCAAGGATATGATCAAGCAAGGTCTTATGCCG ATATACGAGCAGAAGAGGGAGCTTTACGGCTCCCTCAAGACATGCGGACACAACCACGAGTCACTCAAGAAGGTCATCAAGTGCGTCATCTCTAAG tcGCCACTAATAAAAACCGCAATGATGGAGGTGACAGGGAAATTAATCGAAGGCGTGGTAGACTTGACGAAACTTCTGGCGCACGGCGCGATGCACGAGGCGTGTCTCATAGAGGTCATCAAGACTGTCGAGGACGCAGCGTTTGATCTCATCGCTCACGTCAGGAAATGCGTATATCATAACGACACAACAGCAGAAGTGGAAAGCTATCTTCTAGAAAATAACGCGACAATTCTTGACATAGATAATAAGAAAAAGGATGACTCCCGTCCAAGTGTTCAGGAAAACATCGAAGAAGTACAAGAAATGAAAGACCTAATAAGAAGAATGCTCACTGATAAAGGAAAAGAGCTCGATAAGAGattcaaaagaaaattaatcAAACTTCAGCAAGATTTGAAATCCGTGGATACTAACGATGTAGCAGGGACCGCTATTAAGGATGATTGA
- the LOC115447909 gene encoding uncharacterized protein LOC115447909, whose amino-acid sequence MCTEMEVNGQHRRPVAAGDCPILCITKVVLYVLISMFVLYLPLGDPSVRCASDPATHRPGTFADWACQLYTGLLNTWHRLGSIAEVVGTAARQALYRAKLQFYELLNKIDKKDLCRVVCCFDAKNAGVQVRTRQRVVDQRPAARGNIARTSPRAIRFGTKYNNNNM is encoded by the exons ATGTGCACAGAAATGGAAGTAAATGGGCAGCATCGACGACCAG TTGCAGCCGGCGACTGTCCAATATTGTGCATAACCAAAGTAGTTCTCTACGTGTTGATCTCCATGTTTGTATTG TACTTGCCGCTCGGCGATCCCAGCGTGCGATGTGCTTCTGACCCTGCCACGCATCGCCCCGGCACCTTTGCCGACTGGGCTTGCCAACTCTACACCGGCCTACTGAA TACATGGCATCGACTCGGAAGCATCGCGGAAGTGGTGGGGACTGCGGCTCGACAAGCGCTCTACCGGGCCAAGCTACAG TTTTACGAATTACTGAATAAAATCGACAAGAAAGACCTGTGCCGCGTAGTGTGCTGCTTTGATGCG AAGAATGCTGGGGTGCAAGTAAGGACGAGGCAGAGAGTCGTGGATCAGCGACCCGCCGCGCGAGGAAACATTGCAAGAACAAGTCCCCGGGCCATCCGATTCggaactaaatataataataataatatgtag